The DNA window CTGTACCAGCGGGCAATACCGCGTTTGGTCTTCCTGTCACTGCTATTGCTTACATGTACACACTGATTTTTGTAAGTAGCTTCCAGGCCATCTGACCTCTTAGGATTTTCTACCCATGCTCATTCACTTCATTTTGTGAGCTCTCTCAATAGACAATAGGCtttaaagttatttatatTCATTTGTGACTGTGAATTGTAGGTAACTGTTCCATCACTGGCTTCTGTCTACAATGAATATGCCTTGAAAAGCCAATACGATACTAGTATATATCTTCAGGTaaatcatgtaaaaatttgtctgctgtattgaaattttagtgagtaataatattttattcttctatccaactatttatttattttatattagctattttgtttagtttttccaAGTTTGAAGTATAAGGCATGTGCTGATTCTTGTTTTTGTCAGCATTATTGTTGTCCTTTATTTGCTTCATTGTTCTTTTCATGTATCATGcagaatttgtttttatatggaTATGGTGCAATATTCAACTTCCTTGGCATTCTTGGGACTGCCTTATTCCAAGGTACAATATTCTTCGAGTGGAAGTTTTGCTATGATAGTCAATGCTATCATGCATATAATGGTTTATTGGATCTCCATGTTTATCAATCCATAAAGAGCTAGCATTAGTTGGCATGGGATTGGTGTGATATCTTATTACTATGATTTTGTAAGCGAAGGGATGCCTGCCTTGTTGGCTTTATGTAGATTATGCAATATTTAGTAGGCCTTGAAGCTGatataactaattttttatcagTGATCAGCGTCAGTTTCTAGAACAAGACGATCATGAACTGTCTTTTGttgtcatatttaaataatctTTTCTGAATGCCATATTGTCTTATGTCTTGACAATCAAAGCACAATCTCTTTTCACATAATCATGTCCTATATATTTACAGGGCCAGAGAGCTTCAATATTCTCCGAGGACATTCAAGGGCTACGATGTTTCTCATCTGTAATAATGCTGCGCAAGGCATTCTTTCTTCATTCTTCTTCAAGTATGCAGGTAATTGTTGCTTGTGCCTTTTTTACTTTCCTCTGTGTAAACACTATCATTGATTCTTCCATCTATAttattctataattttttaacgtTAATCATGCTGCAGACACAATTTTGAAGAAGTATTCGTCAACTGTTGCAACAATTTTTACTGGTCTAGCTTCGGCTGCCTTTTTGGGGCATACCCTGACCATTAATTTTCTACTGGGCATATCAGTTGTGTTTATTTCAATGCATCAGGTAACTTTGCCTACTTAAACGAAATTTCATTTAGCTggcctttttcttcttcaatATTAACTGCTATTTGTTCTCAGTTCTTCTCTCCCCTCGCTAAAGTCAAAGATGACAAATCAGCCGAATTGTTAGAGTTGGAAGATACACAGAATCATCGGTGGGTTgccatcttattttaaatggTTGGATCATGAcagttgtcattttttattggTCTCGCTTTCTTTACATTCAACCAACGATAAACAAGGCTATAACAACTTTAATATGTACTTTGCATCTAGTCTAGATATGTGATTATGGCACTGAACTGGTTtccagatattttttattgtgggACCTCATAAAATACTTATTATGTCACAGGTCATCTGAATCTTCTTTTCTAAATATGACCGCTGGCGCTGCTGAAGATGTATGTAGCTCATTTActtctaaagaaaaaagagttATTACGTGTTGGAACAATTACATTATTAGTTGCACATTATCATTTCAGGCTAGCCATAGGATTGGAACTGATGAGAGGCAACCACTATTGccaacataaaatatttttttgaggtACGTATGGCTTCTTTTGGCCAGAACTTATAGCTTGTTTTATGTGGCTTGTTTGCTTTAAGAGATTAAATTATGCTACAAACTAAGTTATGGACAAATAAATAGCAGCGTGCTTGTGACCACAAACTAGTGGATAGAATAAATCTCTGTATAGATATAGCAGCATCAAATGTGGTACCTGAATATCTGAATGAAACAGAAGCTCCTGGTAAAATTTACTGTAAGTTATGCTTGGTCTGATATGGGCTACAGACTTAGTTTTTTGTTCctaaaatgaaagaaaatcatattaatcaataCCTTGTGGGTGTGATACTTTATCTGGCAATTCACTACTCTAGAGCTAACTTtctgaaaatgttttttcatttttttctgcagGTAGTGTATTAGACGATTCTTTTTGCCATCCAACTTGGAGGCAACAGATTTTATATAGCATGGCGAGTGAAATAAACTATTGTACACTGTAAAGGCAAAGAAAGCATTGatgtatttttggatatctGAATGAAACAGAGGcaactattcattttattctcttttGCGATAGGACGGGGTTGTGAGCTGTGTGGCCTAACGAATGTGGCACAACATTTTTTGGATAGGCAATTCCACATGAATCCCCAGATATGATACTAGgaatctttttctttctcctggATATGTATACTGAAATGTATCaacgtgatgttttttatgGAACTTTTGGATTACTACACTCGCGTTACTTATTGAAATCAGTTGGTTCTAGTCCACGGTATCATGGTTACCGGCCGAATGTCTTCTCCCATCCCAGGCGGCCATTATCCAGCTTCTTGCACTCGTTCCATTGTATCAGCTGTTCAGCTCGAACGAGGGCTGGCCCTGCCGATGCTGATGAGAATCTGGAAGGTATTTTCAGGGTTGTGTTGCATCTTTAAAATAGAACCGTGAACTAAAGTGGTACTACCattgtcaaaaaaaactttattttttgatttttatatccaATATCTGACTATCAATTATTacaaatcttaaaaaattagtcacatgtaaattattattcatgttttatcatctaataacaacaAAACATAGTGatcataaaaaagttttaaataaaaatttatttataaaaattaaaaaataaatttattttggggcagagaatataatttttctcattCACGTGAGAGCCcgtaccatttttttttgagacgAGAGCACGCTTGGATTTGGATCCCTCTGGAAGTTTTGGGCCCATTCCAACTGCCGCCGCTCCACCTCTCACGTCCGAGTTTATtgcagccgcgccgccatgGTCGGTCGGATCCCGGCTTCCTTCTGGGCCGGTAGCTCGCCCTTCCTGCTCCATGCGCCCTCTAGCTTCGCACCTCTGTGCTCGCCAACTGCGTGCTGCCTCGGCTCGGCATGGGTCCAAGCTAGCGCCGGAAGATGACGAATGGAGCTAGCCGACGACAACGGCGAGCGCGGGGGGTGTGAGGATCTCGGTGCGGAGCGTCGAGTGAGTCTTCTCCAACTGTAATCTGGGGAAGGGAAGGGGGTCCCTCCCGAGCGGGCGGACCAATGCGGCGGCTACGGTGAAGAGAAACCGCTCGGAAGCGAGagcgccggagccggcgccggcgaagccGCGAAGGAATCCCTCCCCGACGTAGGCCGCGTGTGCTTCCGCATCGGACCGTACACGTGGACTCCATCGGACGGCCAAGGCGCCGCGAGCGGGGCCCAGGGGCACGGGCAGCACGTCGGGTGATCCCGGACCGTCGGATAACTCGCAGCAGCCACGTGGAGTCAATCCAACGGACGACATGCGCCGAGGGAGAAGAGAGCAGCAGGCTTTATATGCCCCCTCCTCGTTTTGGTTTTGCAGGCTTTGCATTGCACACCCACGCTTTTGCTTCGCGAGAGCAGCGGAATTGCGGAGAGGTGAGGAATTGATCTCTCCTcctcggctcctcctcctgtgAGCAGACGGTGTATGTTGTGTTGTCTTGGATCTTGAGACGCTTCTGTGAGGTTTTACTCTGGTCCCTAAGTGTTCTTGAATTGCCTTGTGTTGATGTTGATGTTGTTGCTGTtgcttttgaattttgatgttggtggtggtggttttcTTTGAGGAGGGTGACGACCGAGAGATCTCTGTCCCGAGTTTTCTTCGTTCTTGCTTGCTCTTGTTGTGGCTGTTCCTGCTGCTTTCGAAGTTAGTGCCAGATTACTTAGCGAGATGGGGTGACAAGCACCAAGTCACCTATGGTGATCTTTGTTGTCTCCTTGTTTTTCTATCGATACTATCCTTTTCCACCTTGTTTTTCGTTGTTGCTTCTTGGTATGGGCTCTGTTGGAGAAGGCGCTAACGAGCACTACAACCCTCATGGCATGGTGATCTGTATTTGTCCCTCTTCTTCTGGATATGTAGCGCTCATCAGTTCATGAGTTCATCCTTCATACTAGCATCTGTTTCTACTTATGCCTTCTCTTGTTGTTTATGCCTGGCGTTGTTGATGTTTACATGGCATCTCGACCAATCGTTTATGCATGTTGAGTTCTGTTGATTACTCTTGTTCTCATTGATTTTTGGTGATGTTAAACTTCTTGATGATGCTGTCTGAGTGCATGCACATTTATTGATGTTTCACTTCCTCAATCCCCCAGTGGATGGTGCGAGGTGTGATTCTGTTAAAGTAGTTTGTTACCCGGCAGCAGGTGTTATTGAAATTTGAGAGGTGAAATCTTAGCATGTGAATATTTCTCCCCCTTTAACGATCATGCGCACTTCATGTGCACTTGAGGTTTTTTGGGTTCTTAAATATTGATGAGTTTGCTATTTTTGACAATCCCTTCTTTTTAAGACTTAGTGACCTAGATCAGTATTGTAGATTGTTCGGTTGAACAGATTGTACACTATTGTTCACAGTACTCTTTGATAGGAAATCAAGTTCTGCCATGGGTGCATCTACCAGTACCAACCGTCCATCAACAACGAAGCTCACTGATGGAGAGAATCACAGAGTTAAGTATGCCTCATCAACTATGCAAGGATTGCGTATGAGCATGGAAGATTCTGTGAGTAATCGCGCACTCCTTTTATCAACTTTATTGAGTTCATAGTCCTATGGGAAAAATAGTCAAATTACAAGTAATTATGGTCAAACACTAACTTGATTGTACCTTTCCTATTATCTAGCTTGCAGTTGAACTAGATCTAGATGGATTAACGAACACATCATTCTTTGGTGTTTATGATGGCCATGGAGGTTTGATCTTCATTCCCACCTTTTCTGACAAATGTCAAACAATTCATCTGTTAGCATAACATACCTTCATGCATCggtcaaaatattatagaatTCGCAATCCTCTAAAAAGGAAAGATGCTGTGCATTTGTGTACATAATAGCTATTTGTTGACTGCTCTCTATAAGACCTGTTTCTTAGTAAAGCTTATAGAACACAGGATTACGGTTTATTCATGCTTCATTATCTAAGTCCATACTGTGTTCTTTACCTTTTCTATTCAGGAGCTGAAGTAGCAATGTACTGTGCAAAACGATTTCATGTTATGCTTCGTAAGGAAGAAGGCTATCTCAACAATCTGCCCAGTGCAATTAAGTCTGTGTGCTTCAGGTTATTTTGTAGATAAGCATTTCATATACTCTGCATTTTGCTCTGCATAAGTTCAGCGGAGAGTTACACACCCATTTTCCACATAGTTATAATGTTGCTTAAAAAATCTAGTTCCATTTATTGGACTAgcaaatatgaaatatgttATCACTGTTCTTTAATTCATTTCAGAATTGATGATGATTTGAAACAATCAAATCAATGGAGGGTGTCACTTAATCCTTGTGGTAATGGCAATTGTTTCCAGTTCCTCAATACTGGTGTCTGTCCTAAAGTCTGGCGTTCTGCAGAGGTGATTTACCAACTTATGGATTTTCTCTACACATCCAATTGCACTGAAGTTAATCAAAGTAGTATTCTAGTCGTACCGTGTTCATATTATTATCTGTAATAAGGATCTTGAAGGAATGTGTGTAATATGAAgtctatatttttctc is part of the Oryza brachyantha chromosome 2, ObraRS2, whole genome shotgun sequence genome and encodes:
- the LOC102701417 gene encoding CMP-sialic acid transporter 5, with the translated sequence MQRNGVVECSVCRSRLVVPSPRSVSRAYDKHRSKISSKFRALNVLLVVGDCILVGLQPILVFMSKVDGKFQFSPISVNFLTEVTKVVFAIVMLIIQSRKQKVGEKPLLARSTFMQAARNNVLLAVPALLYAINNYLKFIMQLYFNPSTVKMLSNLKVLVIAVLLKFIMKRRFSVIQWEALALLLIGISINQLRTVPAGNTAFGLPVTAIAYMYTLIFVTVPSLASVYNEYALKSQYDTSIYLQNLFLYGYGAIFNFLGILGTALFQGPESFNILRGHSRATMFLICNNAAQGILSSFFFKYADTILKKYSSTVATIFTGLASAAFLGHTLTINFLLGISVVFISMHQFFSPLAKVKDDKSAELLELEDTQNHRSSESSFLNMTAGAAEDASHRIGTDERQPLLPT